A window of Haliscomenobacter hydrossis DSM 1100 contains these coding sequences:
- a CDS encoding IMPACT family protein, whose protein sequence is MSDQYLTIKAASIGEFRDRGSKFIGYAFPVYAEQEWHHHLETVRKEHPKATHHCFAFRMGMDKNNFRANDDGEPSGTAGRPILGQIDSFGLTNVFIVVVRYFGGTLLGTSGLINAYRLCAADALEKAEIVEKTVEDFYTITFDYAIMSNVMNAIKKLGLPMLEQDFGDLGKVRVAIPKSESADALFKLKAWVAGLRLEEALNLEEVEGMNIEQVLEK, encoded by the coding sequence ATGAGTGATCAATATTTGACCATCAAAGCAGCAAGTATCGGCGAATTTAGAGATCGAGGCAGCAAATTCATCGGCTATGCCTTTCCGGTATATGCCGAGCAAGAGTGGCATCATCACCTGGAGACCGTACGCAAGGAACATCCCAAGGCTACCCACCATTGTTTTGCATTCAGGATGGGCATGGATAAAAACAATTTCCGCGCCAACGACGACGGAGAACCCAGTGGCACCGCCGGGCGCCCTATTCTGGGTCAAATTGACAGTTTTGGACTCACCAATGTATTCATTGTGGTGGTACGTTATTTCGGAGGCACTTTATTGGGCACTTCGGGCCTCATCAACGCCTACCGGCTCTGTGCAGCTGATGCCTTGGAAAAAGCGGAGATTGTTGAAAAAACCGTGGAGGATTTTTACACCATTACCTTCGACTATGCCATCATGAGCAATGTGATGAATGCCATCAAAAAGCTGGGTCTTCCCATGTTGGAACAAGATTTTGGCGATTTGGGGAAAGTACGTGTTGCCATTCCCAAAAGTGAATCCGCCGATGCCTTATTCAAACTAAAAGCCTGGGTCGCAGGTTTACGCCTGGAGGAAGCCCTCAATTTGGAAGAAGTTGAGGGCATGAACATCGAACAAGTTTTAGAAAAATGA
- a CDS encoding DUF1599 domain-containing protein: MSTLAQFDAVMAKCKEIFLKKTRDYGTAWRILRAPSLTDQLYIKAKRIRNLEETQTQKIADSIDSEYQGIVNYAIMALIQLEVPAELGVDLDIEKVEVLYDEQLQIIRDLLERKNHDYGEAWRDMRMSSFTDMILMKLLRIKQIEENQGKTLISEGLDANYQDIVNYAVFALIKLVEKV; encoded by the coding sequence ATGAGCACCCTAGCACAATTTGATGCCGTAATGGCGAAATGTAAGGAGATTTTTTTAAAAAAAACGCGTGATTATGGCACCGCCTGGCGGATCCTGCGCGCACCTTCCCTTACGGATCAGCTGTACATCAAAGCCAAGCGGATTCGCAATTTGGAAGAAACCCAAACCCAAAAAATTGCCGATTCCATTGATTCTGAATACCAGGGGATTGTGAATTACGCGATTATGGCCCTCATTCAATTGGAAGTACCAGCGGAATTGGGGGTAGATTTGGACATCGAAAAAGTAGAAGTACTCTACGATGAACAACTCCAGATCATTCGCGATTTATTGGAACGCAAAAACCACGATTATGGTGAAGCCTGGCGCGATATGCGCATGAGTTCTTTCACCGATATGATTTTGATGAAATTGTTGCGCATCAAACAGATTGAAGAAAACCAGGGCAAAACCCTGATTTCGGAAGGTTTGGATGCCAATTACCAGGATATTGTCAATTATGCGGTATTTGCTTTGATAAAATTGGTTGAGAAGGTTTAG
- a CDS encoding MauE/DoxX family redox-associated membrane protein: protein MTIFTLILYVAIVAALFTLVTKFVLKKVNNLLVSFLQHFCGVLFVFSGFVKAIDPLGTAYKMEQYFAKFESTFEETWVSFIAPLFPMLTKYVNGFSVFMIVFEILLGVMLITGSSRRFTAWAFFLLVLFFTFLTGFTYLTGFVPTEANFFDFGKWGPFVETNMQVTDCGCFGDFLKLKPKVSFLKDIFLLVPALIFTFGFRKMHQLFTLPVRSLLNVATVLGITLYCFNNYIWDIPAINFRPFKPGVDVVKQKEAEEKALQDVKILAYRLTEKKTGKVIEVPYDQFLKELDKYPGEKYEFDQVKSEPAIPITKINDFDLTGPDGSSVTEDWKSIKGYHFMIVAYKLYGEETGSRTETVQDTVFKTGPDSTRVVDSISTRSITIKSYEWDEHYLTKWKKVVEEMTKADKADIMVYAITSPYDPAMIDAFKAKTGFDFLTLRADDILLKTIIRSNPGVLLFKDGTILEDWHIRKLPSFEEIKAKYMK from the coding sequence ATGACCATCTTTACACTTATTTTGTACGTAGCCATAGTTGCTGCACTGTTCACTTTGGTCACCAAGTTTGTGCTCAAAAAAGTGAACAATCTTTTGGTAAGTTTCCTGCAACATTTTTGTGGGGTATTGTTCGTCTTTTCGGGATTTGTCAAGGCCATCGACCCTTTGGGCACAGCCTACAAAATGGAGCAATATTTCGCCAAATTTGAAAGCACTTTTGAGGAAACCTGGGTTTCGTTTATCGCGCCTTTGTTTCCCATGTTGACCAAGTACGTCAACGGTTTTTCGGTCTTCATGATCGTGTTTGAGATCTTGCTGGGGGTTATGTTGATCACTGGTTCCAGTCGGCGTTTTACGGCCTGGGCTTTCTTTCTGCTGGTGTTGTTTTTTACCTTCCTCACTGGCTTTACCTACCTAACGGGTTTTGTTCCCACCGAAGCCAATTTCTTCGACTTCGGCAAATGGGGGCCTTTTGTAGAAACCAACATGCAGGTGACCGACTGTGGTTGTTTTGGGGATTTCCTCAAACTCAAGCCCAAAGTTTCCTTCCTGAAAGACATATTCCTCTTGGTGCCTGCCTTGATTTTTACCTTCGGATTCCGCAAGATGCACCAGTTGTTTACCCTTCCTGTGCGCAGCCTTTTGAATGTCGCTACGGTACTGGGCATTACCTTATACTGCTTCAACAACTACATTTGGGACATTCCCGCCATCAATTTCCGTCCGTTCAAACCAGGTGTTGATGTGGTGAAACAAAAAGAAGCAGAAGAAAAAGCCCTGCAAGACGTAAAGATTCTGGCGTACCGCTTGACCGAGAAAAAAACGGGTAAGGTAATCGAGGTGCCCTACGATCAGTTTTTGAAAGAGTTAGACAAATATCCCGGGGAAAAATACGAGTTCGATCAAGTGAAATCAGAACCCGCTATCCCGATCACCAAAATTAACGATTTTGACCTCACCGGCCCCGATGGCAGCAGCGTAACCGAAGATTGGAAAAGCATCAAGGGGTATCACTTCATGATCGTGGCGTATAAATTGTACGGTGAAGAGACGGGGTCCAGAACCGAGACCGTGCAGGATACCGTGTTTAAAACTGGCCCTGATTCTACTCGAGTGGTAGATTCCATCTCTACGCGCAGCATCACCATCAAGTCCTACGAGTGGGATGAACACTACCTAACGAAGTGGAAAAAAGTGGTGGAAGAGATGACCAAAGCCGATAAAGCTGATATCATGGTTTATGCCATTACCAGCCCTTACGACCCAGCGATGATCGATGCATTTAAAGCAAAAACGGGCTTTGATTTTCTGACGCTGCGCGCCGATGACATTCTGCTGAAGACCATCATCCGCTCCAACCCCGGGGTGCTGTTGTTCAAAGATGGCACGATATTGGAGGATTGGCACATTCGGAAATTGCCGAGCTTTGAGGAGATCAAAGCGAAATATATGAAGTAA
- a CDS encoding SDR family NAD(P)-dependent oxidoreductase — protein MATKKIALAYCIDNLPVAEVLYNALSQTSYSVVHCYCKKNVDEATLAEQLRDFDGTILLLISDNFLRSEHCMNRALQLVQQKSGNILPVVIDGRSKDDATGEWVNTPTKFERIGDIIPYINYWQNKYLDLRSQKRKFEAESETDKREDLNESLRILRQVSSEASEFLRVLRNIKYYQFSDFIDNHLKAFFDFVEDPSEWATLQAKAPQLSFNIGEAPAVIESRESPEPVVEETATAEMYQPPVEVVTPEEPMAPVEETVPVEVAAESQEWSGEELAENLEDLGVVISEHATLLEEEVPLEIPALDAVAEDLASTLADTTDTLNSEESLEEEEAQDAPETSNEEAIPLSDDDEEEDEPDDKVTELIQQARGLVASGQVESGITFMKQAIKTYPGSAELHYFYGLILAQNTRDLNGALEQLALATEIDPDHEAAFFLLGELAEHQGDFNAARKHYERLVEINDDFTDVFYRLGTVLQANFPEEVEYAAKCFKKAAKRNPGNADAHYQYASILADVMGKTEKAEEYFLQTLAIQSKHPFANYDLALIYHTAGDAAKALQYYEAAIANNPELQTPENEIAFRGLSIEPVVEPVVEEVPIVEIPVEETPVIDIPVEEVPVEEAPVEEVPIEEAPVEDIPAVVAEELVIPTLSPLLSSEHDTIEALKQNIMRLEELLRAKAAQIEQELAAQAETVVEEPVETAPPKTALITGATSGIGLATARVFAQAGWRLIITGRREDRLEAVRQELVEAGTDVLGLVFDVRDYASVSAAINGLSEEWRSIDLLLNNAGKAKGLSEIQEGSLEHWEEMIDTNLKGLLYLTRCVSPIMVAQHSGQIINVGSIAGKEPYPMGNVYCASKAAVDMLTRAMRMDLYKYNIRVSQIAPGHVEETEFALVRFDGDAERAKIYNDFQPLTSTDVANTIFYMATQPSHVNIQDVVIYGTQQASATLIDRSGRP, from the coding sequence ATGGCAACAAAAAAGATAGCCCTCGCCTACTGCATCGACAACTTACCAGTCGCAGAAGTACTGTATAATGCCTTGAGTCAGACCAGCTACAGTGTTGTGCATTGTTATTGCAAAAAAAATGTAGATGAGGCTACACTGGCCGAACAGCTGCGCGATTTTGATGGCACCATTCTATTGCTCATCAGCGATAATTTTTTGCGCTCTGAACATTGTATGAACCGTGCTTTGCAACTGGTACAGCAAAAAAGTGGAAACATTTTGCCTGTGGTCATCGATGGCCGTTCCAAAGATGACGCTACAGGTGAATGGGTAAACACCCCCACCAAATTTGAAAGAATCGGAGACATCATTCCGTACATCAACTATTGGCAGAACAAATACCTCGATTTGCGCAGCCAAAAACGCAAGTTTGAAGCCGAAAGTGAGACGGATAAGCGGGAAGACTTAAACGAAAGCCTGCGCATCCTCCGTCAGGTATCCAGCGAAGCCAGTGAGTTTTTGCGGGTATTGCGCAACATCAAGTACTACCAATTCTCCGATTTTATAGACAATCACCTCAAGGCCTTCTTTGACTTTGTAGAGGATCCATCGGAATGGGCAACCCTACAGGCAAAAGCACCTCAGTTGTCATTCAATATCGGGGAAGCTCCTGCTGTGATTGAATCAAGGGAATCTCCTGAACCCGTAGTCGAAGAAACCGCAACGGCGGAAATGTACCAACCGCCTGTAGAAGTAGTAACACCTGAAGAACCCATGGCACCGGTTGAAGAAACAGTGCCCGTTGAAGTTGCCGCTGAATCACAGGAATGGAGTGGTGAAGAATTGGCCGAAAACCTGGAAGACTTGGGTGTGGTTATTTCTGAACATGCAACTTTGTTGGAAGAGGAAGTCCCCTTGGAAATTCCTGCCCTGGATGCTGTTGCTGAAGATCTAGCTTCAACCCTTGCCGATACAACCGATACCCTCAACAGCGAGGAATCGCTGGAAGAGGAAGAGGCTCAAGATGCTCCTGAAACAAGCAACGAGGAAGCCATACCGCTCTCTGACGACGATGAAGAAGAGGATGAACCCGATGACAAAGTCACCGAACTGATTCAACAGGCCCGTGGATTGGTCGCTTCTGGCCAAGTGGAAAGTGGCATCACTTTTATGAAACAAGCCATCAAAACCTATCCAGGTAGTGCAGAGTTGCACTATTTTTATGGCTTGATTTTGGCTCAAAATACCCGCGACCTCAACGGGGCACTCGAACAACTGGCCCTCGCCACGGAAATTGATCCCGACCATGAAGCGGCTTTTTTCCTGTTGGGCGAACTGGCCGAACACCAGGGTGATTTTAATGCGGCACGCAAACACTATGAACGGCTGGTGGAAATCAATGATGACTTCACGGATGTTTTTTACCGCTTGGGTACTGTGTTGCAAGCCAACTTCCCGGAAGAAGTGGAATACGCCGCCAAATGTTTCAAAAAAGCCGCCAAACGCAATCCGGGCAACGCCGATGCACACTACCAGTATGCCTCCATTTTGGCCGATGTAATGGGCAAAACCGAAAAAGCCGAGGAGTACTTTTTGCAAACCCTGGCCATTCAGTCCAAACATCCCTTTGCCAATTACGACCTGGCCTTGATTTATCATACCGCCGGAGATGCAGCCAAAGCACTGCAATATTATGAGGCCGCCATCGCCAATAACCCCGAGTTGCAAACCCCCGAAAACGAAATCGCATTCCGGGGATTGAGCATAGAGCCGGTTGTGGAACCCGTGGTGGAAGAAGTTCCGATTGTCGAGATTCCGGTTGAAGAAACGCCGGTGATTGACATCCCAGTGGAGGAAGTACCCGTTGAGGAAGCTCCAGTTGAGGAAGTACCCATTGAAGAAGCTCCGGTCGAAGACATCCCTGCCGTCGTTGCCGAAGAGTTGGTCATTCCGACCCTTTCTCCTTTGCTCTCCAGCGAACACGATACCATTGAAGCCCTGAAGCAAAACATCATGCGGCTGGAGGAACTATTGCGGGCCAAAGCCGCACAAATTGAGCAGGAATTGGCGGCCCAAGCAGAAACAGTAGTGGAAGAACCGGTGGAAACAGCGCCACCTAAAACGGCTTTGATCACCGGGGCTACCTCGGGAATTGGGTTGGCTACCGCCAGAGTATTCGCCCAGGCCGGCTGGAGATTGATCATTACTGGCCGCCGTGAAGATAGGTTGGAAGCAGTACGCCAGGAATTGGTTGAAGCGGGGACGGATGTACTCGGTTTGGTATTCGATGTACGCGATTACGCCAGTGTATCCGCAGCCATCAATGGATTGTCGGAAGAATGGCGCAGCATCGATTTGTTGCTCAACAACGCAGGCAAAGCCAAAGGGCTATCCGAAATTCAGGAAGGGTCCCTGGAGCATTGGGAAGAAATGATCGATACCAACCTCAAAGGTTTGCTTTACCTCACCCGCTGCGTCAGCCCAATCATGGTGGCTCAACACAGTGGGCAAATCATCAACGTGGGCTCGATTGCGGGTAAAGAACCCTACCCCATGGGGAATGTGTATTGTGCCAGCAAAGCCGCAGTAGATATGCTGACCCGGGCCATGCGGATGGATTTGTACAAATACAACATCCGGGTAAGCCAGATTGCGCCCGGACACGTGGAAGAAACCGAGTTCGCGCTGGTGCGCTTTGATGGCGATGCGGAACGTGCAAAAATTTACAACGACTTTCAACCGCTGACGTCTACAGATGTGGCCAATACCATTTTTTATATGGCGACCCAACCTTCCCACGTCAATATTCAGGATGTGGTGATATATGGGACACAGCAAGCGAGTGCGACGTTGATTGATCGGTCGGGACGCCCGTAG
- a CDS encoding TlpA disulfide reductase family protein: MKINYILGFVVLVLGLQSCFFSAENPYTGLPPGKWRAVLKLDNNPVNPNPRGEPLPDKVNLKFEEVSQGELPFTFEVIYVTADSFYIEIINGDERIVVDDIKIGRDKSQAKDTIMIDFPVFDSYIKGYFLENAIDGEWVVRNRENYRIPFLARHGRDYRFSNLRKEPVMNVSGRWETTFEIGTPDEYKGIGEFKQEGNYLTGTFLTETGDYRYLEGTVQANKLYLSCFDGSHAYLFEGKINPTDSSMIGSFRSGNHYQTSWEAKFNPKAKLADAHSLTYLKPGYNKIDFSFENTEGKMVSLKDVRYQNKVKIIQIMGTWCPNCRDETEFLVDYLKQHPEQELEIIALAFERHKEKDKAMDALRRYRDNFKMDYALLLAGNSNKAEASQVLPMLNAVLAFPTMIIIDKNDRVQRIHTGFSGPATSEHKQFKAEFNRFILQLLSNKSVQQQ; encoded by the coding sequence ATGAAAATCAACTATATTTTGGGGTTTGTTGTCCTGGTTTTGGGTTTGCAGTCTTGTTTTTTTTCCGCAGAAAACCCCTATACGGGTTTACCCCCTGGCAAATGGCGGGCGGTGCTCAAACTCGACAACAACCCCGTCAACCCTAACCCGCGGGGAGAACCCCTGCCCGATAAAGTCAACCTCAAGTTTGAAGAAGTGAGCCAAGGCGAATTGCCTTTCACTTTTGAGGTCATTTACGTCACCGCCGACAGTTTTTACATCGAGATCATCAATGGGGATGAACGCATCGTGGTAGATGACATCAAAATCGGGCGTGATAAAAGCCAGGCCAAGGATACCATTATGATCGATTTTCCCGTATTTGACTCCTACATCAAGGGTTATTTTTTGGAAAACGCCATCGACGGAGAATGGGTGGTACGCAACAGGGAAAACTACCGCATCCCCTTCCTGGCCCGCCATGGCCGCGATTACCGTTTTTCCAACTTGCGCAAGGAACCTGTAATGAATGTCAGTGGGAGGTGGGAAACGACTTTCGAAATAGGAACTCCAGATGAATACAAAGGCATCGGTGAATTCAAACAAGAAGGCAATTATTTGACCGGGACATTTTTGACCGAAACAGGCGATTACCGCTATTTGGAGGGGACCGTGCAGGCTAATAAACTCTATCTCTCTTGCTTCGATGGTAGCCATGCTTACTTGTTTGAAGGAAAAATCAACCCCACAGACAGCAGCATGATTGGCTCTTTCCGTTCTGGAAATCATTATCAAACCTCCTGGGAGGCCAAATTTAACCCCAAAGCAAAACTGGCCGATGCCCATAGCCTGACTTACCTCAAACCTGGTTACAACAAGATTGATTTTTCTTTTGAAAATACCGAAGGAAAAATGGTCAGTTTGAAAGATGTCCGTTACCAAAACAAGGTCAAAATCATCCAAATTATGGGCACCTGGTGTCCCAATTGCCGGGACGAAACCGAGTTTTTGGTGGATTACCTCAAACAGCACCCCGAGCAAGAGTTAGAAATTATCGCTCTGGCATTTGAACGCCACAAAGAAAAGGACAAAGCAATGGACGCTTTGCGCCGGTACCGCGACAATTTCAAGATGGACTACGCGCTGCTGCTGGCGGGCAACTCCAACAAAGCCGAGGCATCTCAAGTATTGCCCATGCTCAATGCGGTATTGGCTTTCCCCACCATGATCATCATCGACAAAAATGATCGGGTTCAACGCATCCACACCGGGTTTTCGGGGCCAGCAACCAGCGAACACAAGCAATTTAAAGCAGAATTTAACCGTTTCATATTGCAACTTTTATCAAATAAATCCGTACAACAACAATGA
- the hemE gene encoding uroporphyrinogen decarboxylase, producing the protein MTDTAVALQNDLFLRVAKGERSDRPPIWLMRQAGRVLPQYRALRSKFPGFREFLFEPAAAAEATIQPIDELGVDAAIIFSDILVVPEAMGLPYDMVEKRGPLFPKTIQTAQDIAQLQSGEAAADNMEYVYEALRITKRELKGRVPLIGFAGAPWTIFAYMIEGQGSKTFSKAKQFLYREPVLSHLLLERITDTTIAYLKRKIANGADLIQLFDSWAGILSPAQYKTFATHYIGKICAAITEVPITVFSKGAWFALEDIAALNCQVIGLDWNITPAEARARVGENLVLQGNLDPCFLYADHKTIRAGAIQMMEDFGQKHIVNLGHGLYPDIELDSVRVFVDTVKAYRY; encoded by the coding sequence ATGACAGATACAGCTGTAGCACTACAAAATGATCTTTTTTTGCGGGTGGCCAAAGGGGAGCGCTCTGATCGCCCACCCATTTGGTTGATGCGCCAGGCGGGTCGGGTTTTACCCCAATACCGGGCATTGCGCTCCAAATTCCCTGGTTTTCGTGAGTTTTTGTTTGAACCAGCTGCTGCTGCTGAGGCTACCATTCAGCCCATCGATGAGCTGGGTGTAGATGCTGCGATTATTTTTTCGGATATATTGGTGGTGCCCGAAGCGATGGGACTGCCCTACGATATGGTGGAAAAGCGGGGCCCTTTATTCCCCAAAACCATCCAAACTGCACAGGACATTGCCCAATTACAAAGTGGAGAGGCGGCTGCCGACAACATGGAATACGTGTACGAGGCGCTGCGCATCACCAAACGGGAGCTCAAGGGCCGCGTACCGCTAATTGGTTTTGCAGGTGCTCCCTGGACCATCTTTGCCTACATGATCGAAGGACAAGGCAGCAAAACCTTTTCGAAAGCCAAGCAATTTTTGTACCGCGAGCCAGTACTTTCCCACTTACTATTGGAACGCATCACCGATACCACGATCGCCTACCTCAAACGCAAAATTGCCAATGGAGCCGATCTGATTCAATTGTTTGATTCCTGGGCCGGTATCCTGAGTCCTGCGCAATACAAAACTTTCGCAACGCATTACATTGGCAAAATTTGCGCGGCTATTACCGAGGTGCCGATTACCGTTTTTTCCAAAGGTGCCTGGTTTGCACTGGAAGACATTGCTGCGTTGAATTGCCAGGTCATTGGCCTAGACTGGAACATTACGCCCGCTGAGGCACGGGCCAGGGTAGGGGAGAACCTGGTTTTGCAAGGCAATCTGGATCCTTGTTTTTTGTATGCTGACCACAAGACCATTCGTGCTGGTGCTATTCAGATGATGGAGGATTTTGGCCAAAAGCACATTGTCAACCTGGGGCATGGATTGTATCCAGACATTGAACTGGATTCCGTTAGAGTATTTGTGGACACGGTTAAAGCCTATCGTTATTAA
- a CDS encoding COG3650 family protein: protein MKQTPFLLLGIGLVVWSCQFKTASAQIDEVPPQPGVFEYSCRGTEPFWLIEIYQDSIVYQRAGGKKILYPYYKAKLKGDSTCYTTKTKVYGKSSNMIIKIVADTCSDGMSENRYPYTAFILRDGEVLHGCAISEPQD from the coding sequence ATGAAACAAACACCTTTTCTCTTGTTGGGGATTGGCTTGGTTGTTTGGTCTTGCCAATTCAAAACTGCCTCGGCTCAAATCGACGAAGTACCACCTCAGCCAGGAGTATTTGAATATTCTTGCCGGGGCACTGAGCCTTTTTGGCTCATTGAAATTTATCAAGACAGCATTGTATATCAGCGTGCAGGTGGGAAAAAGATTTTGTACCCCTATTATAAAGCAAAGCTAAAAGGAGATTCTACCTGTTATACCACCAAAACCAAAGTGTATGGCAAGTCAAGCAACATGATCATTAAGATTGTGGCGGATACATGCAGCGACGGCATGTCGGAAAACAGGTATCCTTATACGGCGTTCATTCTCCGCGATGGCGAAGTGCTGCACGGTTGTGCCATCAGCGAACCGCAAGATTAA
- a CDS encoding aldolase/citrate lyase family protein — MEVTKNKFKRAVQSTTPQLGLWNGLVDSSVVEILATSGYDWVLVDGEHAPFDLQTILIQLQATARYDVPIFVRVPKSDPVFIKQILELGVQNILVPMVDSAEEAELMYKATQYPPKGIRGIGTAMARAAHWAQNEDYLHTAGPEICMVVQVENVEGIKNLDAILAVEGLDGVFIGPADLAASMGHLGEPNHPEVKATVLDALRRIRAAGKVAGSMALDKATADDYIAAGSNMVAIGIDTLLLAKGCRDLLRSFRTDQDSANTRY, encoded by the coding sequence ATGGAAGTAACAAAAAATAAATTCAAAAGAGCGGTGCAGAGCACTACGCCGCAACTAGGGCTTTGGAACGGCCTGGTCGACAGTTCCGTAGTCGAAATATTGGCCACTTCAGGTTATGACTGGGTGTTGGTAGATGGTGAACATGCACCGTTTGACTTACAAACCATCCTGATTCAACTGCAAGCTACGGCGCGTTATGATGTACCCATCTTTGTACGGGTACCCAAAAGTGATCCCGTTTTTATCAAGCAAATTTTAGAGCTGGGGGTACAAAATATTTTGGTACCGATGGTGGATTCTGCCGAAGAAGCGGAACTGATGTACAAGGCTACACAGTACCCGCCTAAAGGCATCCGGGGCATCGGCACGGCCATGGCGCGTGCAGCACATTGGGCACAAAATGAGGATTATCTACACACGGCGGGGCCGGAGATTTGTATGGTGGTTCAGGTTGAAAACGTGGAAGGGATCAAAAATCTGGATGCCATTCTAGCCGTGGAAGGATTGGACGGTGTCTTCATCGGACCTGCTGATTTGGCTGCTTCAATGGGTCATTTGGGCGAACCCAATCACCCGGAAGTAAAAGCTACCGTACTCGATGCGCTCCGCCGCATTCGTGCTGCGGGGAAAGTAGCCGGATCAATGGCGCTAGACAAGGCTACTGCCGATGATTACATCGCCGCAGGATCAAATATGGTGGCGATAGGCATTGATACTTTGCTGCTGGCGAAGGGTTGCCGGGATTTGTTGCGTTCTTTTCGGACAGATCAAGATAGTGCAAATACCAGGTATTAA
- a CDS encoding adenylate/guanylate cyclase domain-containing response regulator gives MNKILVVDDEQDLEVLIKQKLRKQIREGKYQFVFASDGLEALKIINNDNSIQTILSDINMPRLDGLSLLLKLNEINPLIKTVILSAYGDMDNIRTAMNRGAFDFLCKPINFEDLEITIDKTLEYVNQLQSTVQAIRENNILKMYVDPTVLQYMTRSEFAQDVTVNETIEASVAFIDICGFTSIAENEAPDIVVKLLNKYFDIIVKEITNYGGYVDKFMGDAVMAVFKGEFHADKTVEASLAVIQQISTIHEDLQASASYHPNVSIGINSGEMVSGNIGSVSLKRLDYTVIGDVVNTAQRIQAHGSPGEILVGENTYELIKQAFVCQRKDDAVVKNKTKPIQIYQVVE, from the coding sequence ATGAATAAAATCCTGGTAGTTGACGACGAACAAGATCTGGAAGTGCTGATCAAACAAAAGCTGCGCAAACAAATCCGCGAGGGCAAATACCAGTTTGTTTTTGCCAGCGATGGCTTGGAAGCCCTCAAAATCATCAACAACGACAATTCAATTCAAACCATCCTCAGTGACATCAACATGCCCCGATTGGATGGACTCAGCTTGCTACTCAAACTAAATGAGATCAACCCCCTGATCAAGACCGTGATCCTCTCTGCCTACGGTGATATGGACAACATCCGCACCGCCATGAACCGCGGTGCCTTCGATTTTTTGTGCAAGCCCATCAATTTTGAAGACCTCGAAATCACCATTGATAAAACCCTTGAATACGTCAATCAATTGCAAAGTACCGTCCAGGCCATTCGGGAAAACAACATCCTCAAGATGTACGTCGACCCTACGGTGTTGCAATACATGACCCGCTCCGAATTTGCTCAGGATGTTACCGTCAATGAAACCATTGAAGCCTCTGTGGCCTTTATCGATATTTGTGGTTTTACGAGCATTGCCGAAAATGAGGCACCAGATATTGTCGTAAAATTATTGAATAAATATTTTGACATCATCGTCAAAGAAATCACCAATTACGGTGGCTATGTCGACAAATTTATGGGCGATGCGGTGATGGCGGTATTTAAGGGAGAATTTCATGCCGACAAAACGGTAGAGGCTTCGCTTGCGGTGATCCAACAAATTTCTACCATCCACGAAGATTTACAGGCTTCAGCCAGCTATCACCCCAATGTTTCCATCGGCATCAACAGTGGCGAAATGGTCTCGGGCAATATCGGTTCAGTTTCTTTAAAACGCCTGGATTATACGGTCATTGGCGATGTAGTCAATACCGCTCAACGCATCCAGGCTCATGGTAGCCCAGGAGAAATTTTGGTAGGTGAAAATACCTACGAATTGATCAAACAAGCCTTCGTTTGCCAGCGCAAAGATGATGCGGTGGTGAAAAACAAAACCAAGCCCATCCAAATTTATCAGGTCGTGGAGTAA
- a CDS encoding response regulator: MNILVVDDEMDIRTLFEQKFRKEIRDNVFTFDFAYSGEAALSLLQEKGSNIVLILSDINMPGMSGLELLGKVRGIYPEAPPKVYMITAYGDKENRERADVLGADDFLTKPIDFSSLKEKLQ, translated from the coding sequence ATGAACATCCTCGTAGTTGATGATGAAATGGATATCCGCACCCTATTTGAGCAAAAGTTTCGCAAAGAAATCAGGGATAACGTGTTTACTTTTGATTTCGCTTATTCTGGTGAAGCCGCTTTGAGCCTTTTACAAGAAAAAGGCAGCAACATCGTGTTGATACTTTCTGACATCAACATGCCCGGCATGAGTGGCCTCGAATTGTTGGGGAAAGTACGCGGTATTTACCCCGAAGCACCACCCAAAGTATACATGATTACTGCTTACGGCGATAAAGAAAACCGTGAACGCGCCGATGTACTCGGTGCCGACGATTTCCTGACCAAACCCATCGATTTTAGCTCCCTCAAGGAAAAACTACAATAA